Genomic segment of Synechococcus sp. A15-28:
TGCGGGGATGGGGTGCTGACGGCGCTGCAACTGGCGACGCTGTGTCATGCCCAGGACATCGCCTTGAGCGACTGGCTGGATCGCAGTTTCCAGCCTTACCCCCAGAAGCTGGTGAATGTGACGGTTCAGGACCGCGCCCGCCGCAAGGGATGGTCCAGCTGCATGCCGCTTCAAGAGGGGGTGCTCCAGGCGGAAGCGAGCATGGGGGACGCCGGGCGGGTGTTGGTGCGCGCCAGTGGCACCGAGCCGGTGCTGCGGGTGATGGTGGAAGCGGAGGAGCAGTCGTTGGTGGACCGCTGGACCCAGCACCTGGCGGCCTTGGCCGATGAGCACCTCAACGCGGCCTGAGCACCAGCTCTCGGGCCATGGTGAGTGCGCCCCAGCAGGCATCCGACGCAGAGGGTGCCCAGCGTGCACCGGGGATCTCAGCGACGATTCCCTCCTCAACCGCCCGTTGAACACTGCCCTGGTGCAGCAGCACGCTGCCGAGCCCCGTTACCGCCGGCTGCTGCAGGGCGAGTTCCCGAGCCACCGTGGCGGAGCAGCACACCAGAGCTGCAGCCGAATGCTGGACGATCATCTGTGCTGCCGGAAGGCCGGCGTCAGCGGCTTCCACCAGCAGCGGCGCCAGGGCGGCCAGGTCTGCGGCAGCGCGAGACGGGTGCACCACCCAGGCTTTGACATCGGCATGGCTGCGGCAATCCAGTTGCTCCCACATCCGCTGGCGCAGGGGGTGGTCCGGCAGCCTCCCATCCGCCATTTGCAGGGTCAGTTGCAAACCCTGATGACCCAGATCAAAGGCTGAACCAGCGCCATCGAGCATCCAGCCCCACCCGCCGCAGCGGTGTTCCCGCCCATGGCGGTCCCGGCCGATGCAGATCATGCCGGTGCCGCTGATCAGAATGATTCCGTCACCATCGGGAAACGCTCCCCGCAGAGCGGTGCGTTCGTCGCCGGTGGCCAGGGTTTGGCTCCGGGGGAGAGACAAGGCGTCCGCCAGTAACGCTGTGGCTCTCGGCTGCAGGGGAGTGCCCTGCTCAATGCCGCTGGCACCGATCACGGCAGCATCCAGCCTCAGGTCCGCCTGCCCTTCAAGGGCAGTCTTCAGGCTGATGAGCACGGCCTGGCGGAACCGTTCGTCACCGCCGGCGGCATCGAGGTGAGAAACGCCAGGCCCCAGTCCTTCCCCAAGGGTCTGCCAATGATCCCCCCCCCAGCGGCAGACCCGGCAGCGGGTCTTGGTCTGGCCGGCATCGAATCCTGCGAGCTGCATCACTTTCGCAGCCAGCTGACGCTGAGGCTGGCAAGAGCAAACCAGCCGATCAGCTGCACCTCCGGTCGGAAGAAGATCGTGTCGGTGATGCCCTGGGTGAGCAGTCCGGCAATGGCGGCGAGGCTGCCGATGGCGATCAACCCCTGCGGCCCGTGGATGCGGAGTCCGCGCTGGATGCTGCTCAGCAGCAGTCCCAGGCAGGCCAGCAGCCCTGGAATACCAGTCTCCACCAGGATTTCTAGCGGCACGGAGTAAGCGCTGAGGGCATTGAACTTCGGCTGCTGATAAAGTGGGTAGATGCTGTTGAAGGCGGTGTTGCCGGGCCCGATCCCCAGCCAGGGACGGTCTTGAACCATGTCGAGCGCCGCCAGCCACACATTGATGCGGAAGTTGTTGGAGCTGTCACCGCGACCGGCCAGCAGGCTCATTGCCCGGGTGCGGATCGGTTCCAGCTGAGTGATCGCCAATGCCAGAACGATGCCTCCAACCACCAGGGCGCCAAGGGGCAGCAGGCGTCGCCACAGGGGAGGCCAGTGGGCTGTGCCGCGGAGCAGCAGCAGCAGTCCCGCCAGGGCCAAGGCCACCAGGAGACCCAGCCAGCCGCCGCGGCTGTAGGTGAACAGCGTGGCGGCCCCCGCCAGCAGGGCTGTCGCCGCAGCGACCAGCCGGTAACTCAGCCGCCTCCAGCGCAACGCGGCAATGCACGCCAACGGCACCAGGGGCAGGAGGTAGCCCGCCAGGAGATTGGGATTCCCCAGCGGCCCGTAAATGCGAATCGTGCCGGCACTCACGGAGTTGGGATCGGCCCAGCCGGCGAGCTCTTCGGTGGAGGCATACAGCTGCCGCAGCGCCAGGACACTGCTCAAAAGACCCCCTCCCAACAGGGCGGCCAGCAGTCGGTCCCACCAGATGATCTGCCGTTCCAGCAGCGTGCGCATCAGGGCGAACACCCCCAGGTAACTGGCCAGCTTCAGCAGGCCCTTGGTGGCCGCGATCGGCACAGGCGAGAACCCTGTGCTGACCAAAGCGATGGCGAGGTAAAGCAGCACCCAGCGGCTGATGGCTCCGATCCCTTCAGCGGGGGTGATCAGTGACCAGAGCAGCCAAAGCAGGCCGGCGGCGGCGATTTCCAGCCCCAGGCCACTGCGGGTCACGAAGGGCAGGCTGGCCAGCAGCAGCGTCAGCACCACCCCCGAGAGCCGCTCCAACCGCTGCTGCACGGCCGCCGTCGCCGTCAGGCATCCCCGCCAGCGCAGGAGCAGTGAGCTGGACGGGTGATCAGTGGCATCGGCCATCGCTAGGCGTCAGTGAAGACCGTCTCAGCGGGATTATCGAGCTCCTGCCAGCGGTTTTCCAGTGCCTCCGCATCGGGGAGTGGATGTGCGTTGCGCTGGTAGAGCACCCGATACACGGGAAGATTTTTATCGAGGACGTACTGCTCCCGTTCCGTGGGGACGGCCAGGGGGTTGTCATCCCGCCAGGGTCTCGCATCCGATTCAGGACGGTTGAAACAACCGCTCAGTTCCGTGAGGGCCACCATCGGTTCGATCACCGCCAGCACATCGCTCTGCAGAAACAGCTCTCGCCCGGGCTGAAGGGCCGCCGCGATGGCCAGCAGCAGAGCGGGCTGCAGAACACGCCGCTTGCGATGCCGGCGTTTGAACCACGGGTCGGGAAATTGCACGGAAACCCGCTGCAACCTGTCGTCCGGCAGCGCGGCAAGCCAACTTTCCAGGCTGATGTTGGCATTGCAGAACAGCACACGCACATTGCCGTTGCCACTGGCGACGGCATCGCGGTCGGCGGAGGTCACCAGGGGGCGTCGAATCTCCACGCCCAGATGGTTCCAGGCCGGGTTCAGTTCAGCGAGTCCCAGGATGCAGCGTCCACGGGCACAACCGATATCGAGATGAATCGGTTGGTCGGGGTGGACGAACAGCTCTGCGGGAGACGGCAGCTGCAGCGGCAGCTGGAAGAAGCGGCTGAGGGGATTGACGTGCTGGCGCAACGCTCAATCGGCATTGGAGGGAGGATCCTGCCTCAGCAGCCCCCAGCAGGCGGTGTAGCCGTGAAGATGCGTGGATCCGGCGACCGGGCCGATTTCACCATTGCAGAAGGCACCGGCCATCGGCAGGTTCGGCATCACCGATCTGGCCAGGGTCACATCGCCATCCGGCTGGCCGAACAATCCCTGGCCACGCCCCAGGCAGGCCATCAGCAGACCGAACACGGGAGCGGATTCTGTGCCCTCGATCGATGAGCGCAGCAGGTGGAGCGCTTCATGGCGGGAGGCGTCAGCTTCCCGCAGCTGGAACTGAACATTCATCCCGGGACGCACCCGGTCGGCAACGGCCACGGCACCGTTGTTGGGATCCACCCCGATCAGATTGCGCACCAGGAAGGCGCCACCATCACCTTCAAGACTGTTGGGGGTGAGCTGCAGGTTTCGGCGTTCGATGCCGAGAAAGAGGGAATGACGGACTTGCTCCCGTTCCACCTCGGTCAGGTCCGCCAGGATCCGCTGCAGGCAGGCCACCGGGGTGTCGCGACGTTCCCCGTCACTCAGTTCAAGCACCACGTTGCGCTGAACCTGCTCGATTGAAAACACCGGCCCGATCGGACGGCATCCTTGAGCCACCACGCTGTCCAGGCGCCAATCGCCGCCGATGGAGCAGATCACCGCGCCGGTCACCACGCGGTCATCGAACAGCAGTGAGCCGTGGGGTGCATTGTGCGTGCAGGCAATTCCGCCGATTTTCTCAGCGGCTGGAAAGGCATAGTCCATGCCGCTGATCAGATCGTTGATGTTGCTGCTGGTGGGATCGATGAGCAGGATCTGGCTGCGGCACTGGTCTGGATTGAGGCCACTCCAGTCCTGCCATCGCTGAGCAGAACCGTCGAGATCCGGCAGCTTCGCCGTAGAGAGAGCCACGGTTTCGATGTCGGCACCGGGCAGATTCAGCAGGGTCACGCTGAGGGACGGCGCCTGCTCGATTTCGGCGGCACTGCCATCGGCGCGGGTACCAACAACACCTCCTCCGGCGGCTCCAAGCCAGTGCCTGGACCTCAACTCCCGGCGCAGGAGCGGCAACAGTCGGGGCAGGTCGCTGGCGTACCCCGTCGAGGCGAACACCAAGGCCAGATCCGCTTCCCCCCGTCGACCCAGCTGGCTGACGACGTCGCGAACCGCTTCCTCCATCGAGGGACGAGTGGAGAGGGCCGACCGACAACTGGGCGATGAGGTCGCAGAGCGAATCCAGTCGAGGGGAGAGAAAGGGGCCATGAATCGGACCTTATCAATCCCGGCAGCACTGTGCGGGACATCGATAATGGCGCCACTTCAGGTTGCCGTTGTGAACGAGCTTTCCTATCGGGTGCTGGTATGGCTCACCTATCGGCTGGCGGCCACGGTGGCTCTGGGACTGCCGTTGGTGCTGCTGGTCTGGTCGGCCTGGCGGCGTGAGCCTGTGGTGCAGCGCCTGCTTGGTCTGTACTGGAAAGTGGCCAGCCTGATGGTGATCAGCCTGCTGTTGCTCACCGACGAGCGTCCCTTGGGCTACCTCACCGCTGTCCTGGCGCCCGTTCTGATGGTGGTGAGTGTCTGGTTCTGGGTGGATCTCAACGAGGAACTGGCGGACCAGCCCACCTGGCGTGCGTTGCCGCTGACCGTACGTCTCTGGCGCTGGGCCCTCAGCGGATTTGGTGTGATCAGCCTGGTGATGACCACCACGGGGCTGCGCTGCATGGAGTCCCAGGCCAGCCCCGATTGTTCCGCCTGGCTTGAGGCCCCACAGGGCATTCATCAGGTGGTGGAAACCGTGTTTGATTTCGTCTTCGGAGGTCAGTGGAGCGAGGCTGTTGCCGCTTTCGTGGGCTACGTGGCTTTGGTGGCTTATCTCGCCGGACTGCTCCAGTGGCTGCTGGTGCGTCTGCCCCGCTACGGCCGTGTCGCTGGTGAGTTCTGATGTCCGATGTTGAACTGGTTCAGCAGCTTGAGGAGCGCAGCCGCCAGGAGCCCGAACGGGTTGTTCGGCTCATGGGCACGGTTGAAGGAGAGCCATTTGAACTGCTGATTTTTCGCGGCTTCAGCAGCAGCACCACCCATCCCACTGCCTTCGATCCGGACGCGTCGGTGCTGCCAGCGGGAACGCAGCTCGAGCAGGCGGAAGTGCTCCAGGGTCCGCTCAACCCCACTGAGAGTGTGTTGCTGATCGGACCGATGCCACCCGACGACCTGCTGGCTCAGGCCAACTGGTGAGTCCGGCGTCCCAGAACGCCAACACAGCGTCCGCAGATGTGGGGATGCTCCGGGTGCTGACCAACATCCCCCTCGTAGTGCCAGCAGCGCTCGCATTTGGTCCCCCGCGCTCGGCTCACCTCGATCGATGCCAGCTCGTCGTCGTGACTGGCGAGCACTTCCGCCCAGGGTTCACCGCCCAGCTGCAGCTGGGACACCAGAAGCCAATCCCGCAGGCCATCCACCTCAGGATCAGCGTTGTCGCTGAGCCAGGACAGGGCAGCTTGCATCTCGGGACTGCGGGCTTCGATCCGTACGGCCGCCTCCAATGAGGCGCCAAGTTCCTGCCGGCCGCGGCAATCCTCCAGCACCTTGTTCACCGCCGCCCGCAGGTCGCGGAGTTGCTGCACGGGTGCTGTGAGCGTGTCGTTGCGCCACTCGGTCGGAGCGGAGGGCCATCCGCGCTGGAACACCGAGGTTTCCTGGACTCGGTAAGGAAGGTTCTGCCAGATGTCTTCGGCCATGTGACACAGCACCGGAGCGATGAAGCCGGCCAACCGTTCGATGATCAAGGCCATCACGGTCTGACAGCTGCGCCGGCGCTTGTCCTGGGGGGCGCTCACATACAAACGGTCTTTGGCGATGTCGAGGTAGAAGTTGGAAAGGTCGGTGACGCAGAAGTTCTGCAGCAGCTGGAAGAAGCGGAAAAATTCGTAGCCCTCGAAGGCCTCTGTGATCTCATCCATCACCTCAGCGGTGCGCTGCAGCATCCAGCGGTCGAGCAGCGGCAGGTCCGCCACGGCAATCCCGTCGGTCTCTGGGTTGAAGTCGTGCAGATTGCCGAGCAGATAACGGCTGGTGTTGCGCACCTTGCGGTAGACATCGGCCAGTTGCCGCAAGATGCCGGCCCCGATCGGCACATCGGCGGAGTAGTCCACCGAGCTCACCCAGAGCCGCAGCACATCAGCGCCGTAGGGCGGTTCCTGCTTCTGGTTCTTACCGCCCTCGATGATCACCATCGGATCAACGACATTGCCGAGGGATTTGCTCATCTTTCGCCCCTTCTCGTCCAGGGCGAAGCCATGGGTGAGCACCCGCTTGTAGGGAGCGTGGCCATTCACGGCAACAGAGGTGAGCAGGGAACTCTGGAACCAGCCGCGGTGCTGGTCGGACCCTTCCAGATACAGGTCAGCGGGATAGCTGAGCGTCTCGCGTTGGCTTGAGACAGCAGCCCAGCTGGAGCCTGAGTCGAACCAAACATCCATCGTGTCGGTGCCTTTATGCCACTGGTCGGCCTGGTCGGCGTAGGCGGCAGGTAGCAGCTCGGCTTCGTCTTTCTCCCACCAGACGTCAGCGCCGTGTTCGGCGATGAGCGACTCGATGTGGCTCAGGGTGTCGGCGTTGAGCAGCACCTCGCCGTTGCTGCGGTTGTAGAAGACCGGGATCGGTACGCCCCAGGTGCGCTGACGGGAGATGCACCAGTCGCCCCGCTCCTTCACCATCGATTCGATCCGGTTGCGACCCGATGCTGGGGTCCACTGCACGGCGGCGATCGCATCCAGGGCCTTTTGGCGGAACCCTTCCACGGAGGCGAACCACTGTTCCGTGGCCCGGAAGATGGTGGGTTTCTTGGTGCGCCAGTCGTAGGGGTAGCGGTGGCCATAGGCCTCCTGCTTGAGCAGGGCCCCAGCCGACTCCAGAGCTTCGATGATCTTGGGGTTGGCGTCCTTGAGCACATTCAGGCCCGCGAACGGCCCGGCTTCATCGGTGAGGGTGCCGCCTTCGTCGACAGGGCAGAGCACCGGCAGGCCGTTCTTCTGGCCGGTGTGGAAGTCGTCGACGCCGTGACCAGGCGCGGTGTGAACGAGGCCTGTGCCCGATTCGGTGGTGATGTACTCCCCGCCGATCACCACCGGGCTGGTGCGGTCCAGCAGGGGATGCCGGTAGATGAGACCGGCAAGCAGGGCACCTTTCACCGTGGCGCGCTGCTTGAGGGGACATTCCAGGGTTTTGGAGAGCGACTCGATCAGGTCAGCTGCCACCAGCAGCAGGCGGCCTGCGCCGTCCTCGGCCAGGGCGTAATCGAGCCGTTCATTCACCGAAACCGCCAGGTTCGCAGGGAGGGTCCAGGGCGTTGTGGTCCAGATCGCGACCTGAAGACCCTCGCCCAGGGCTTTGGGGTCAGAGGGCAGGTCCAGGCCCTCCTGCTTGACTGCATCCCGCAGCGCCGCCGGCAGCTCCACCGCCGGAAAAGCCACATAGACGCTGGGACTGGTGTGACCGTCGGGATATTCCAGTTCGGCTTCTGCCAGGGCTGTGCGGGAGCTCGGGCTCCAGTGCACCGGTTTCAGGCCGCGGTAGATGTGCCCCTTGAGCACCATCTCGCCGAAGACGCGAATCTGAGCTGATTCGTATTCCTTCTGCAGGGTCAGATACGGCTGCTCCCAGTCAGCCCAGATCCCCCAGCGCTGGAAACCTTTCATCTGGCCATCCACCTGCTTGCGGGCATAGGCGGCGGCTTTTTTGCGCAGCTTGATCGGGGTCAGCGCCTGGCGCTGCTCCGGGTCCATCGACTGCAGCACCTTCAGCTCGATCGGCAGGCCATGGCAGTCCCAGCCCGGCACGTAGCGCACCTGGCGGCCCTGCATCACCTGGTACTTGTTGATGACGTCCTTGAGCACCTTGTTCAGGGCGTGACCCATGTGCAGGGCGCCATTGGCGTAAGGAGGCCCGTCGTGCAGCGTGAATGTGGGGCCACTGTTCTGCAGCCCCAGCTGCCCATCGATTCCGTTGCTGCTCCAGAAGGCCTGCAGCTCCGGCTCCCGCTTCACCGCATTGGCGCGCATGCCGAAGCCGGTCTGCAGCAGGTTGAGCGTGTCTTTGTAGGAGGGACGGCCCTCAGCGGCGGCGTCGCGCGTCTCCTTGCTCACGGGGTCCCTGCTCTGGCCAGGGGATTATCAGTCTTCGCCCTCGCTTTCGCTGGGTTCCGGGCTGGGCTCGATTGAGGGAGTCGGTTCCGTCGGCTCCTTGTCGTCTGATTCGGGGCGCACCCATTTCTTCCCGGACACGCCTGATTTCCCAGCGGGCTTCAGTTGCTTGGCCATGCCCCCGAGGCCTTCGGAAAGACCTCCGGCGGCGCTGCCGAGCTGGCGCAGACCTGTCAACCAGTGGTCCACCGACCGCAGCCGCGCCTGTTCCTCGTCACTGAGGGCTCGCCAGCGGGCCTGCCCCACTTCCGCACTGAGCCGACTGATCAGGAGTCCGCCACAGAGGACCGCCAGCATCGGAGCTCCCCGTAACCGGTCGCTGCTGGTCACCAGCACCAGACCCAGCAGCAGAACAACAGCTCCCCACACCCCGTCTCGCGGCCGGCTCAGTTCCACCGCCAGCAGGGGCAGCAAAAGCAGGGCGAGACCGAACAGCAGGCAAACGTCGCCGCTCAGGGTCGCAAGCATCGGTGACGCTGAATCATCTGCTCCATTGTGGATCGCTCCGTAAGCTCAGTGCTCAGCCCACCTGGCGGAATTGGTAGACGCGCTGGTTTTAGGTACCAGTGACTACCTTAGTAATTGCAACGTGTTTGAGGCTTTATTCGACACGGTTTGCCAAAATCTTGCCAAATAAGCTGCTTAAGTCCGGCTTGCCAAAGGTGAGATCTGGGAAAACCTAATGTTTTCTCTCTCTCTCGGAAGACCGAGAGGCTTTGAAGGACGAATTTCTGGAGGACTTCTCCATGGGCGTGCCTTTTGGAGCCCCAGACCTTCACTCACCCATCGCTGATTGAAGAATGTTCTTTGCAGCATTCACATCAGCGTTCTCGGTGTGTCCGCATTTCAGGCACTGGAGTTGAGATGATAGGAAGGTATCATGCACCTGGTTCTTTAGAGGGTTGGATAGTCTTAAAGACTGATGATCCCAAAGCAATATATCAACATGCAGCTGAATGGGGTGAATTCTTGAATTGGGAGACCACACCTGTATTTACTGATGAGGAAGCTGGTCAAATAGTCGCCAAAATCAACAATTAGAGAACGATTGACAGTCGATCTACAATAAGGGGAATTAGCTCCTTTTTATTTTTATGGGCACTGATGAAGATGAAAAAGTAATTGTGAATACCAAAGACTTACTTGAACGGGCTCGTGATGGCCTTAAGATCGCCCTTGTTTATGCGGGTGATAAAAATGAGCCCGACGCTGTAATCGAGCGACAAATCAACAGCCGAGATTGGAAAAGTTATCGAGTAGTCGCTGAAAATATCGCTGAGACGCTCGAAGCAGAGGGGTTCTCCGATGTGGTTGTATTGCCCGAGGACCGTCACCTCGGAGACGTAATAAGTAGATCCAATATCGACTTAGTCTGGCTGAATTCTGGTGGGGTCCAAGGAATTAATCCAATGGCGCATGCTCCTGCGCTGTTAGAAATGTTAGGTGTCCCTTACATTGGCCATAACCCACTAGCCGTATCAATTCTCGACAATAAGCACGTGTTTAAGAGTATGTGTATGGCTGCATCCTTGCCAACAGCTCGATCTGTGGTGATCGATCCGAGCTCTGAAGGCTGGAATTTCATTTACTCAGAACACTTCGAGTCAGTATTTTATGGGTTCCCAGGACCGTTTGTGATAAAGCCGGTAAGTGGCCGGGCTTCGAAGAACGTGTATTTCGTTGACTCAAAAAGGGAGGTAAAGCATGCGGTGGAGAAGGTTTGGAACGAAACAAACTACCTCTGCCTTGTAGAGGAATATCTCCCTGGAAGGGAATTCGCGATCTCAATTATGGGGTCGCGTGTGCGTCAAGATGGAGAATTCGTAATCCATGATGGACCCTTCGCGTTCTCCGCCGTCCAGCGCGTTTTTGAGCCTCATGAAAAGATCTTCGCTTCGATGGATGAGAAGCCGATTACCGACGACCGCATTCGGTTACTTGATCTCTCTCGCGAGTCGGGGTTAATCCGTGAGATGGAGCATCTGGCTCGCCAAGTCTTTGCATGGTTCACATTAAGTAGCCTGGTCCGACTCGACTTGCGTGAATCAGGTGATGGAGAGCTTCATCTTTTGGAAGCCAATCCAAAACCTGATTTAAAACGCCCGTCCGAGCACTCAGCCAGTATTACTTGCAGAGGATTAGCTCAGCGGAAAATGTCATACGCGGATTTGATAGTGTCAATTCTCGCTGAACGCTTGACAGTGTTAGCAAAGACCGGAAAAAAAGATTCCGCAATCCTTAAGAAACTGATGGTCACTTCGTAAAAATTTTCGAATTGTACAGAAAAGTTCTTGGCTTGGCCTGTTTCCTGCTTCTGTGTGACCGCAGACGCTGCACCGTTGGCTGGTGTACTTCGGGTCTACCCGCACAATATTCCTGCCGCGTTCTTTGCCCTTCTCTTCAAGCTCCGTATTAGCTGGCCAAGACCTGCATCAGCCATTGAGCGATTGAGCCCACCTTTTGCTGCGGCTTGATTCAGCAGGAACGTGCCAGATCCATCTTCTGCTGGTTTGGGCTTAGGACGGCGGGTCATGCTCGCTAATTTCAGGTCTTTAATCGCGAGTGTTCCGTAGGTCCGCAGCAAATAGGTGCTGGTCTTATGCGCAAACAGCTTGCGGGTGCGGCGGATCTTCTCGTGCAAATTCTGGATCTCTTGGGGATTATGCGAATAGTGCATTTATTAGGCCACTTGCAACTTTTGATGCCTATTTAATTGCCTTCTGAATTAAATTATTGGCTAAGTGTCTAAAGCTCTCGGATGACGATCACTTCATATTCCAATACTGACTATCGGTCAGTCGCCGACTACGAGAGCTACGATCTCCTTCAAGATTACTCGGGCTATGACAATGTTATTGAATATTATATTCAAGGTGTCGCAGAAAATTACTATCCTGAATACGTCAATAATATCCTTGATTTCTCCTCTGAGGAAAAGAAGTATATTCGCTTTGCGATGGGCGATTTCAGTCGATTGACTGGCGCCCAGTTTGTTGAGACAAATGATTTTGATTCAGCAGTTATCAACTTAATTAAGATCGATAGTTATAACGATGGTGATTATGTAGGTCTGAACTCACCAGAGGACGGATGGATCGACATCTCTTGGGTGAATTCTGGTGGAGATAAAATGACTGAATATGAAAAGTGGCTGATATGGCATGAAGTTGGACATTCAACAGGCATAATGCATCCCAACAATGATGACAGCCACTCGGATCAATACTTTACCAATAAGATCTCAGTGATGTCGGACAATGAGACTAATTTCTACCCAACAAGTTTAAGAGATCTTGATATTCAGGCGATGCGTAACGTCTGGGGGCAAACATCCTCTCCCGCCTTTATTCGAAGCGATGATCCGACTTTGCCAACATTGTCAACCATTGAATCTGAAGGTAATACTGAGCTTCTGAAGGACTCTTCAGGCAATGCCTATGTACGCCAAGATGGCTATGAAAATCTGCTCACTCTTAGAGACTATGATGGTGTTCAGTATAAAATTGATGGGACGACAAACCAAGCCGCTGGTGAGCGGGAAATATTAGCAGCTGAACGTATCGATGGTATAGATCAAGTTCTGTGGGGCTATTTCGGCGGTGAATCTACGCCAAGCGAATACCGTGTTTACGAAAATGATTTGTGGGGAGAGCCTGATACTGACTACTATTGGTATGAAACAGGTGAATCCGATATTTACGAAATTGGTACACCAGGTTTTGATCAAATAGCCACGTCATTTGGTATTGAGGCTCCTTCTGCGCCAACACCAACACCAACTCCAACTCCAACACCTGAAACTAGTTCGGATATAGATGTTCCTGTCAATAAAAAATGGTCTAAATACTTATGGAAAAAGTCTGGAAAGGATGGAATTATTGATTACTATGCTGACAAGAAAGGAAAGTTAGATAAAAAACAAAATACAAAAATTGCCAAGAAAACTCTTTCATTTGTTGATGACATGCTTGATGAAACCGAGTCAATCTTGGGACTAGAATTCAATAAAGTAAAGAAAAGTAAGCAGGCTGACATTGTCTTCCAAGCCAAGTCAAAAAGCAAAGACGCGACAACTTATAAGACTAAATATGGCATGGAAGTCTCATTTTCTAAGACTCAAAAGAAGCCTACGCAGTACGACATGCAAGACATTAATTATCTCACCGGATACGCTCTTGGCCTCAAGGATTTGAAGGGAAATTCTTACGATGCCGCCGACTCAGTCATGGCAGCTAACTATAGTGATGAATATCTAGGATGGTCCAATAATGATATAAAAGCTCTTCAGTCCATATGGTGATTGCGCTGTATTTGCTGCATATTTATAGACGTTGAACTCATTGATGCTTGCCCAAGGTGAGAGCCTAAACATGCTTTAAGGCAAGTAATATCTATTCTGAAATCTCCCAGTACGACAGCAGAAAGTCATATCTTGCGAGTATTGATATTTCCAGTTTTGGGTAAATGTGTTGGCGCCTAAGGGCGAATGCCTGGACGAGCTCCCCCCGGAGTAAGGGGGGGGGGCTAAAGGATCTTCAGCACGCCGCCACCTCCTGTTCAGAAATGATCCGACGGATCGTTGAGAGCGCCAGTCCCGTCTGCTCTCGAATGGAGCGATAGGAGCACCCCTCGTCCCTTAAGCGCAGAACCAGGCGTTCTTTTGCCTGATTGGTTTTGGGGCGACCGCCAATAGATCCGCCAGTCGCCTTTCGGTGCTGGATGCTCTCCATCACGCGATCCCTGGTCATCTCGCGTTCCACCTCATTCAGTCCAGTCAGCAGACCAATGAGGACGGGTGCCATCTTTCCCATCGCCTTGGTGTTTACCAATCCATCCAGAGTTCGGACGTGAATGCCTTCCTCCTGCAAGTCGTGAAGACGGTTGATCACCTCACGCTGTGTCCTTCCAAGGCGTGAAAGAGCGGTAATGACGAGTTCGTCTCCTTCCACGACTGCATTGAGTGCTGCCTGCAGTTGGTGGCGGTCTTTCTCTGCTGTGCGGGTGCTAACGATCTCCTGGAAGACCACAGCGCACCCTGCATCCTTCAACGCCTTGACCTGAACCTCCAGACCGGCCGCTTGCTTGGTGTCGCCACCGCCGCTGGTTCTTGCATAACCAATGCTTCGGGAGGTCACTGTTCCAAAAAGGGTTGTTCCAGAAACAATAGCAACAAAACACTGTTAATGGAACACTCATATCCCAGTGGCAGCAGTTTTTTGTGAGTGTTCTTGTTTCCGATCGGTTGTTGGAACACTCCTGAACTAGCGCCAAAGCTGATGAAGCATTCGACCACCGACAGATGGC
This window contains:
- a CDS encoding recombinase family protein, whose amino-acid sequence is MTSRSIGYARTSGGGDTKQAAGLEVQVKALKDAGCAVVFQEIVSTRTAEKDRHQLQAALNAVVEGDELVITALSRLGRTQREVINRLHDLQEEGIHVRTLDGLVNTKAMGKMAPVLIGLLTGLNEVEREMTRDRVMESIQHRKATGGSIGGRPKTNQAKERLVLRLRDEGCSYRSIREQTGLALSTIRRIISEQEVAAC